In Syntrophales bacterium, the genomic stretch ATTTGCCGCTTTCATCGTCGAAGCTGGCCAATCCGGCCTCCTGCTGGCGATTTTCTTTGTCATGTTAGCATCACTGCTGCTCGGCATGGGATTGCCCACGCCGGCCTGTTACATCATCCTGGCGATCCTGGCCGGGCCGGCCTTGATCAAGTTGGGCATGCCGGTCCTTTCAGCCCATATGCTGATTTTTTATTACGGCGTATTTGCGGGGCTTACTCCCCCGGTGGGGATTGCCTTTATGACCGCAGCGGGAATTGCCGGCGCCAAGCAACTGGAGACAGGGTGGCAGGCTGTCAAGATTGCTTTTCTGGGCCTCCTGATCCCAGTCGTATGGACCTACAAGCCGGTTGTTCTTCTGAGTGGTTCTTTGTGGGAAATCCTCTATACCTACTTGATGGTGGCGATCGGGATGGTTTCGATAAACTTGGGATTCGTCGGCTACTCCTTTAAAAAAGGCGTTAACATTCCGCTGAGAGCCTTGTTTATAGCTCTCGGTCTTTTAACTATCTTCTGCCCCATCGGGTATCAGGCTATTGTGGCGCCCATCTTCGCGGCAGTTTTGTACATCCATGAATTTGGCTTCACCACTGTTCCCATCAAAGGTTTGTTAGGCGGAAAAACGTGAAGACGATAGAACAACACCTTTTGTGATCAACCGATTTGCGAAGAAAAGCTTATGTTGCAGGGGATGACAACGAACGACCTGGAAAGAGTTGTCGTCCTTTGTGAAGCCACCGGAAAGGCCGGTGGCAGGTTTACTGGAGGAGACGGAAAGTTTCCAAAACTTTACTAAGGGGGGAGTAAAATGAAAGCTCGGATTATTGGAACGATGGGTGCGATCATTATGGCATTGCTGATTTTCGGAGTGGTTTCCGCAAATGCTGCCGACAAGCCAATTGAATTGAAATTGGCGACCCACTGGCCATCGATGCACGACATGAACAATGCAATGGTCGATTTTGCCCGGCTCATCGGTTTGGAGTCCAAAGGGAAGATCAAGGTGACCTATTATCCAACGGGAATGCTTGCCACCACAGGAGAAAAATATCTGAAAGTGCGAACCGGCGTGACGGACATGTCCAATATTCACTTTCACCTTCATCCGGGAGAGTTTCCGCTCATTCAACTCTCGACGCTGCCGTTTATGTTCAATGATGGGATGGAAGCAACCTGGGTGTTGAATCAAATGTCGGACGTTTGGGCCAAAGAATTGGAGGCCAAAAATGTCAAGCTGCTCTATGTGATTGGCGACCCTAATTTTCAAATAATGCTTCGTCAAAAAAAAGTTATAAAACCTGAAGATTTTAAAGGGCTGAGGTTAAGATGCGGAGGCTTCGCAGACCAGGGGTTAAAAACTTGGGGCGCGATCCCCGTCAGCATGAAAGAGGCTGAACTGTACGAATCCCTGCAAAAGGGGGTCATTGATGGCGTTGTTTTCCCCGTGGGCGCAGGAAAGGCGTTTAAATTGGAAGAGGTGATAAAGTATATTTACAGAATTGAATACTTTACTTACGGCCTGGCAATGTCCATGAATCTTGATACATGGAAACGATTGCCCAAAGATATGCAGGATGCAGTGATGAGGGCGAGCTACCAGTCAGCCCGCGTATCCGGGTTCCAATATGAAGACACAGACGCCAAGGCCTTTCCGTATTACAAGGCCAAGAGGGTCGAGACCTACACGCCGACGGACGCTGAGTTGAAAGAGCTCAAGTCCTCCTTAGCCGGGCTAAAGGATAAAATGGTGGCGGAACTCGAGCAGAAGGGATTGCCGGGCAAGAAGACCTTGGCGCGGATGGAGGAGCTCATTCGCCAGTATAGAGCGATTGGCAATATCGATAAATTGAAGATGACATATTAAGGCGCCTCTCTGAACTAAGATAGGCAGAGTTTGTAAGCTTCTTTCGCAATTACCCCGCCCACAGGGCGGGGTAATTGCGCTCATTGTCAAAAGCTTAAAGGGCTTGTCCGCCTTGCAGTCGGAAAAAGGTTGACAAGCCCTTGGAATATTTATCAGGAGGACTCCATCATGCTAAAAACCTTGCAGATATCGGCCAATGCTGTCACCGCCTTGAGCAAGTGGCTCTGGATAGGGGGTAAAGGATTTGCCTTTTTACTCATGTGCTTAGTCTTTATAGATGTTTTTTTCAGGCGTTTAGCCTTTACGTTTGTAGGCTCCAAGGATCTCATACAAATTACCTTCTTGATAGTGTGTTTCTTCAGTTTTTCCTATGCCTGGATCAGAGGCGATCATATCAATGTGGATATCCTTGTTGAAAAACTTCCTCCGAGATTAAAAAATATGAGCTATTTTCTCGCTTCGATGATCGGGGTGTTTCTTTTTGGATGTCTTACCTATTCCTCTTACAACCTCTTAAGCGATTCCATTCGATTTCATGCGGTCACGCCGGACCTTGGATTTCCCCATTGGCCGATGAACCTGATCATGCTCTTGGGCTCCGGATTATTAACCTTGCAATGTGCTGTTTCTGCTATGTTCGCTCTGGGGATTATCAAAAAACCTGATTTGTATAAATAAGGGGGAGTGTCATGAGTCCTTTCTTGGGAA encodes the following:
- the dctP gene encoding TRAP transporter substrate-binding protein DctP, encoding MKARIIGTMGAIIMALLIFGVVSANAADKPIELKLATHWPSMHDMNNAMVDFARLIGLESKGKIKVTYYPTGMLATTGEKYLKVRTGVTDMSNIHFHLHPGEFPLIQLSTLPFMFNDGMEATWVLNQMSDVWAKELEAKNVKLLYVIGDPNFQIMLRQKKVIKPEDFKGLRLRCGGFADQGLKTWGAIPVSMKEAELYESLQKGVIDGVVFPVGAGKAFKLEEVIKYIYRIEYFTYGLAMSMNLDTWKRLPKDMQDAVMRASYQSARVSGFQYEDTDAKAFPYYKAKRVETYTPTDAELKELKSSLAGLKDKMVAELEQKGLPGKKTLARMEELIRQYRAIGNIDKLKMTY
- a CDS encoding TRAP transporter small permease, with amino-acid sequence MLKTLQISANAVTALSKWLWIGGKGFAFLLMCLVFIDVFFRRLAFTFVGSKDLIQITFLIVCFFSFSYAWIRGDHINVDILVEKLPPRLKNMSYFLASMIGVFLFGCLTYSSYNLLSDSIRFHAVTPDLGFPHWPMNLIMLLGSGLLTLQCAVSAMFALGIIKKPDLYK